Below is a window of Impatiens glandulifera chromosome 2, dImpGla2.1, whole genome shotgun sequence DNA.
TTGGCCCATCGCGAGACGATTTTTCCCTTCGCGAGAAGGGACGACCCTTCGCGAGAAACCCCATCTCGAGAAGGGACAGTCCATCACATGAAGGAATGGCCTTCGCGAGAAGGGGCGGCCTTCGCGAGAAGGGACGGCCTTTCGTGAGAAGGGACGGCCCTTCGCGAGAATCAcatgaatcttccctgaaacggaaccgaATCAAAGCATCAtctacaaatatcatcatcgataagatgaacaaccaagatgaacaataagaacaaatTCATCTGCAAACATTCATCTACAAGTATCATCATCGAGCATCCAACCTGCATCGACAAGAAGAACAACCAAGATGAACAAGAAGATGAACATTAAGAACAACCTCATCTGCATGCATCTGCGCTGGTTTAGGGTTCCATCGTTTAGGGTTTCATATGTATCCAACATgtattgaagatgaacataatggaaataagaacataaatcgattcaATCACATGATATTAGAACGAGTTTTCGTCGTTGATCTGTATGATGTGTTCGTTTAGGATTTTGTCACCGTCATCGTCGCGAGAGAGAACGCGGAgtagagagaagaagaaagagaaaataaaataacgaaatgaaaaaaaaaaattgaatatttatataaggAATTAGGGTCATTCGCGTTACGcgtattttcgtcaaaaaaaaattaagtgatcACCAGCGCAATTTAATTTATGCTCGGTGACCAACGCATTTAAGACTCTGCGTCAAATTTCCCGTTTTAAAGGATAGATAGAAGCACCTCATATCTGCAGTTCCAAGTTTAATGTGCCACCTTACACCATTTTCACAAAATATGTTGACTTTTCattctctcttaattaattttaattaattttgacttattatataaactaactaatttttgtaaaaatatcagGTAGAAAACTAAATCTGGAACAATAGATTTGAGTCCCAACTCCAAATAGAAAGGGTTGTTTAGAAATTTGTATATGATATGATATAGTACACAAGAaagtgaaatatatatttatttattaaattgactATTCCTTCCTTCTCCTTGTGTCTAAACTCGGCCTTGTTTCTTGCAGAATCTTCGCCTTCTCTCTCTAGACAtgttttgttcttcttcttctttagatTCTGAGTATTCTTATCCTCTTATCTTTCCACGACCTAATACCCATATTTCAGACTCATATACATAGGAGAGAGTTTCTATCTCACcacttctctttcttcttcttcatcttctatgGCGCtgaatctttattattatagtaACACGATCTGACTGATATTATTGAAGATTATTAGGTCAATATGGGTTCAAACCTCAAATTAAATTCCACGATTCCCAAAACGATCAACCAATTTCTGGACCACTTGTCGCTCATCGGCGACGTTTCGGAGAGATTATCCAAGTTAGATGACTTCCGTAACAAATTAGAGGAAGAAAGGACCAAAATTGATCCCTTTAAACGAGACCTTCCTCTCtcccttctccttatcaatgatGGTTTCTTCCGAATCCGATCTTCTTCAGATCGATcgatctatctatctatctctaTCTATTCATTACCAgattcattttcattatttttatgcAGCGATTAAGACCTTGAAGGATGAAGAAGAAATGCACTacaggagaagaagaagaagaacaacaacaacaaatcaTCAGCCGGTGCTGGAAGAATTTATGCCTTTAAAGAAAACTTcaaaagaagatgatgatgatgatgaaaccATTCAACTTATTATTAAAGACAATAGTAAAGATAAGAAGAATTGGTTAAGCTCTGCTCAGCTGTGGAAgactgatgatgatgatgatgatgatgatgatgatagcAAAAACTTGGATCTTGTTCGTAGCCGGAGGCGAAATCCATCTTCACAATTAGTTATAGAGGTATCAAATTCAtcctattattattaaaatttcgaAAGAAAAAtcctttaattttgattttgaactCGCATAGGGTGTTGTTAAGGAAGAGTTGAATAATGTTGGGTCCTTTAAAGCTTGTTCTATGGTTGTTTCAATGGGGGGTAAGACAGgaggaaaagaagagaaagtggATGAATCTACAATTCCTGCACTTTCTCTTGTTATCCCTGGAATGAAGAACTTCAAAGAGGATGAATCTAGCTTTAAGATCAATGGTGGTGGTAATAAGGCAGGTTCATCTTCTACCTCTAGCTTACAGTTACAGCCAAATTCAAGAAAACAAAGACGGTGTTGGTCGCCTGAACTGCATCGTCAATTTGTCAATGCCCTCCAACAACTTGGTGGCTCTCATggtaatgttttatttatttatttatgggtTCATTGATTTCTTAAGGATTTATGAGAtgatgatttgatttgatttgatttgatttgcaGTGGCAACTCCTAAGCAGATTAGAGAACTAATGCAAGTAGATGGTTTAACAAATGATGAAGTGAAGAGCCATTTGCAGGTATTCCTTGAATTTCAATTTCCATAATTTGAAAAGGGATTAATGAACTTTTTCGAATCAGAAATACCGGCTTCACACTAGAAAGGCTTCTTTGACGGATGAGAATAGGTCTATGATTTTATTCATGGATCAAGATCAATATAGTGAATCATCAAAACAGAGCAGTTCTCAATCGGCTTCCCCACATGGTCCTTTTGATTTACCTGTTGCTGTAAACGGTGGAGGAACCAGCTTGGAGGATGAGGAAGTGgaggatgatgaagatgataaaTCAGAGAGTTGTGGCTGGAAGAATCAGGCATACAAATCAGGTGAAGTCAATTTATAGAAAAAAGAAGACCTTCCTCGAAAATTTTGCAGATAAAATCTACATGATGTACATGGAAAGAGAGGGGAGGATTCATTTCATTTgagaaataaaacaaaagtgTCATGTTTTTTGCAGAGTTAGATTTTGTTGGAGGCCTTTTCTAGAATTATTGTTGTTATCAtcaatctatctatctatctatctatgcTTGATTGCTTTTGTATTTTGGCCTTTGAAGAACTTGAATGAGATTCAAACAACAACAACTTCTTTCTGGAAAAAGACTCAATTTTGACCTAAACTCAAATGGATTGAAAGATTTCTCATTTGGCATGCTGCCTGATTTGGCAAAATGGGTTCTGCTTCTGAGAATGAAAACGCCAAAATACCTAATCTGAAATGGGTTAATGAGAATCGAATAAGTCAGGTTGACagcaaacaaaacaaaacaaagcaACATTATTGTTTTGAAGAAATGATGACAATTAGTCAATTACCCAGATCTCAAGCAACctttcttataatataatatggaAAGAGTTTGATGAAGCAAGATTTGCACTTATCCTTAGagaatctatataaatatattattatattaatctaGAGCATTTATTCCTTCACACCAGCTTTTGACTTTTTTGCTCCAAAAATTTATACTCTCAACCCCCTTTTAGGGGATAATAAGTCATAACTATCtctttaagggtttgtttgaatatgaattattataatatttttttatatttaaaatattacaaaaataaaataattttaatattttaattaataaaatataatttataatttataaattttgtataaaaaaaaatacaaaatcagaCTAACAGCAAATAATTTAGCAGCTGTAAAGCAACTTCCTCAAGctgtgtttttttaataaatatttgggaTGGTTATAAATTAGGAGGGTGATATAAGtctatttaagaaattaaatataaaggGTCATCCCTACTTAAAAACATCTTAAGTTAgctttctaaatttaaataattttttaatattttattaattatcttgtTTGATGCTgtgtatttttaaaaataaataaaaatgattaatgaaaaaagtaaattattctataatattattttatatttaaaattttaaaaacataataatagtttatttgataaattaagtatttaaaaaagaatagaatgaaatatagaaattttgtataaaaattaaaattaaattatttcttagtGTGATTATTGCTAATCATCTAAAATTTAAGAACAAAAACATTTAAGAAACCTCATAACTCATATAAACACAACTCCTAATAGCAAGTTCAAAACATTGGCTTGTTTGATGCTGGCTTATTTGATACTTTTATGAgcttatagaaaaatatattatttaataaaaaaataagttacttgatcttttaatttattgaattagtaaaatattttttttatatattcaaatttttaatttttatcaaaataaagatcttttatttatgaataaaaataattagatgtttgtacttttaaaaaaacaaaaaaaaattatgtgtaatgcacatggataaaaataaaaacaaaataaattaaaaacattataataatatttattcaatgttaaaaattattaaaataaaaaatataacgctctcattccatattttattcacttcgataaaaacaacttattttctcacatgtttcatcacatattttttttgaatgaatctcttatctcgtgactttacattttcactttgtcaatcaaatatttgattcatattttttaataattagcaacGTGTTTTCACACtttgatcaattaaatatttgattcatatttgtttaaccactttcaaatgatttGGTTTATTATCCCTCGgtaaaccacatctcaatcacacatggttaaaggttgtatttgttttgttaagttgcaagttcgaaacatacaaatagcatttttaattttatttttaaccgttttaaatttatggcgggttaacccacaatccgactcaaatatccatttactctcacataaatatccaaattaaccacagctctcgacttagcaattcggacactttaaaaattaaacatcattatatatatagattagttagttaaaatttcgaacttttattgttaaaatgtctcacgttcatcaaatttggtgttgaatcttaaatataaagtattgttagtccagttggttaaagggttgtatttgttttgttagattgcaagttcgaaacatacaaataacattttttattttatttttaaccgttttaaatttatgggcgagtcaacccacaatccgactcaaatataaatttaactcacacataaatattcaaattaaccaccgctctcgacccggcaatcaggacactttaaaaattaagcatcattatatatatatatatatatatatatatatatatataagttagttaaaaatttgaacttttattattaaaatttttcgcgttcatcaaatttggtgttgttagtctagttggttaaagggttgtacttgtttggttatgttacaagtttgaaacatacaaatagcatttttaat
It encodes the following:
- the LOC124925851 gene encoding transcription factor HHO6-like → MGSNLKLNSTIPKTINQFLDHLSLIGDVSERLSKLDDFRNKLEEERTKIDPFKRDLPLSLLLINDAIKTLKDEEEMHYRRRRRRTTTTNHQPVLEEFMPLKKTSKEDDDDDETIQLIIKDNSKDKKNWLSSAQLWKTDDDDDDDDDDSKNLDLVRSRRRNPSSQLVIEGVVKEELNNVGSFKACSMVVSMGGKTGGKEEKVDESTIPALSLVIPGMKNFKEDESSFKINGGGNKAGSSSTSSLQLQPNSRKQRRCWSPELHRQFVNALQQLGGSHVATPKQIRELMQVDGLTNDEVKSHLQKYRLHTRKASLTDENRSMILFMDQDQYSESSKQSSSQSASPHGPFDLPVAVNGGGTSLEDEEVEDDEDDKSESCGWKNQAYKSGEVNL